The DNA segment TATTGGCGCTTCAAGGCAAGGGATATGTTTCCGCGGAAGAGTTTGATCAAGCTAGAACGGCAAAAAATAGCGCCGAGGCTATGTATAAAGCCTCTCGCAGCGAAGTAGAACAGGCCAAATCAGCGGTAAGCAGCGTAGATGCACTCATTGCACAGCGTAAGGTTGTTTGTGTGGACATCGCAAAAGCCCAGTTAAACCTTGAATACAGTGAGATTCGTGCGCCTTTCGATGGTCGAGTAACATCTCTAAATACCACGATTGGGCAATATGCCTCGCCGCAGCAGCCGGTAATGACGCTCATTGATACCCAAGCATGGTATGTGGTGGCTAATTTTCGTGAAACCGACCTAAAAAATGTCTGTAATGGCGTTCCCGCGCGCATATACGTCATGGGCGATACCGGTAAATCCTTTAGCGGCAGCGTTGATTCCATAGGCTACGGCGTATCTCCTCAAGATGGCGGCGTGAGCAACGGCCTCCCGTCAGTAGCACGCACCATCAACTGGGTGCATGTATCCCAACGCTTTCCTGTCAAAATTCGCGTCGATAACCCAGAACCTGCGCTATTTCGCGTTGGTGCCTCGGCGATTGCCATCGTCTATCGAGATACCGCACCCTAGAGGAAATCAGAATGAAATCATTTGACCTCTTCGTCTCTCGATTTTATCAGGGGCTTGGGTTTTATCCGGGCCGAGCAAACCAGATCCTGCGAACCACCGTGGCCTGTATCATTGTGGTTATTCTCAGCCAAACGTTACAGATCCCCGATCTAGCGCTATCACTTATCGTGGTCTTTTTTGTCACCCAAACCAATATTGTAGTAACCAAGCTCACCGGCCTGTTTTTTATTATCTCTATCGCGCTGGCCGTAGCAACGTCGCTGTTAATTTTAAAAATAACCTGGGACGTGCCTTTTTTACGCATTTTACTGGCATCATTGGTGGCCTTTATTAGTCTATTTATGATGCGAGCCTCAAAGTATGGCGTGATATTCTACTTAGTCGCTCTGATCGTTATTTTTTCACAAAGTTTTGTTGATGTGAGTTCAGATTCAGA comes from the Hafnia alvei genome and includes:
- the mdtN gene encoding multidrug transporter subunit MdtN, which codes for MSLKNKFYICLLVFLTLIALCIVMLKIDEAPQTDDAYIYADTINVVPVIEGHIVTIPVKDNQLVSKGDLLFKIDPRPYEHAIESGTAQLATLDEQIKLAQRTIDAQQYNAQAVSAKEASAKENYLQALSTYQRILALQGKGYVSAEEFDQARTAKNSAEAMYKASRSEVEQAKSAVSSVDALIAQRKVVCVDIAKAQLNLEYSEIRAPFDGRVTSLNTTIGQYASPQQPVMTLIDTQAWYVVANFRETDLKNVCNGVPARIYVMGDTGKSFSGSVDSIGYGVSPQDGGVSNGLPSVARTINWVHVSQRFPVKIRVDNPEPALFRVGASAIAIVYRDTAP